The sequence CACCACGGGGGCGGGATCGCGGCGCCGCCGCTACTGGCGCGCCGGTCTCCTGCGCGGCGGCATCGAGCTCCGCCACCTCGTCCGCAACCCCAAGGAGATGGGCGGCCATCTGGTCAACGTCGTCGTCGCGCTGCTGCTCGCCGGCTATATCGGCGACCAGGTCCCCGGCACCCGTGTCCCGATGGCCCATCTGACGCTCGCGGGCTTCGCCGCCTACCTGCTGTTCCAGATCGGGCTGGTCAATCTCCCGCAGATCCTGGTGACCGAGCGCGAGGAAGGCGCTCTGCTGCGGCTGCGCGCCACCCCCGGCGGCATACCCGCCTATCTCGTCGCCAAGTCCGTGCTGGTGGTCGCCATGGCGTTCGGGATCCTGGCCGTCCTGCTGGGAGCCGCCGCGGTGCTGGTGGACGGGCCGCTGCCGCACGGGCCCGGCGGGTGGCTGACACTGCTGTGGGTCAGCGTGCTCGGACTGCTCGCCGTCGTCCCGCTGGGGGCGGCCATCGGCGCCGTGCTGCCGAACCCCCGTGAGGCGCTTGCGTTGATCATGCTGCCCTCGATGGGGCTGCTGATCACCTCGGGAGCGATGTTCCCGCTCACCTCGCTGCCCGTGCTGGTCCAGAAGATCGCCTCGGTCTTCCCGCTCAAGTGGATGGCCCAGGGCCTGCGCTCGGCCCTCCTGCCGGACGCCGCGCGCGCCGCGGAACCGGCCGGCTCCTGGGAGCTGCCGACCGTGGCACTGATACTCACCGCCTGGGCCGTCCTCGGCTTCCTGCTCGCCGTCCCGCTCCTGCGCCGCGCCGCCCGCCGCGAGTCCGGCTCCCGCCTCTCCGAACGCCACCGCAAGGCGGGGTGGAGCGGCAGCCGGACGGCCTGAGCGGAAGCCGCCCCCGGACCGTCCGGAGGGATACGGACGGATGCGGACGGTACGGGTGAAGGAGGACGGTCCAGGCTGAGGAGGACGGTCCACGGGAAGCGGACGGCCCAGGCAGCGGCAGAGACGGATGGTCCGGGCCGAGGCGGATGACCCAGGCGGAGACGGAGACAAACGGTCCAGGCGGAGACGGATGACCCAGGCCGAGACGGGCGGCCCGGGCGGAGACGGGCGGCCCGGGCGGCTCCCGGTTGGCGTCGCACCCCCACCCAATGATGGAGTTGACCCATGAACTTCACGGAGCGAGACCGTGCCATTCAGTCAGCCATCGCGCGCGGGCTGGTCGGCCCCGGCGAGCCCGTTGCCGGGCTGCTCGACATCGCCGGGATCCGCCGGTCGGCAGCCGAACTCCGCGCCGCCTTCGAGGAGTTCACCGCGCCGGGCACCCCGGTGCTCCATGCGTTCGCGGTGAAGGCCGCCTCGCTCGTGCCCGTATTGCGGCTGCTCGCGCAGGAAGGACTCGGCTGTGAGGTGGCCAGCCCCGGCGAGCTGGCGCTGGCCCGTGCCGCCGGGGTGCCGATCGCCCGGACCGTCCTGGACTCACCGGCCAAAACCTTCGCCGAACTGCGCGAGGCGCTGGCTCTCGGGATCGCCGTCAACGCCGACAACCCCGAGGAGCTGGCCCGGATCGACGCGCTGATGGCCTCGGCGCCGAGCAGCGCACCCATCGGTCTGCGGGTCAACCCCCAGATCGGTGGCGGCACCATCGGGGCGATGAGCACCGCCACGGACACCTCGAAGTTCGGCGTCGGGCTGCGTGACGAGGGCGCTCGCGACTGGGTCGTACAGGCCTTCCTCGCCCGCCCGTGGCTGACCCGGCTGCACGGCCATGTCGGCTCCCAGGGCATGCCCCTCGAGCTGATGGCGGCGGGCGTCAAGGCCCTGTACGACATCGCCGAGGAGATCAACGAGCGGGCCGGCCGGCGTCAGATCGACACCCTCGACATCGGCGGCGGCCTGCCGGTCAACTTCTCCTCGGACGCCACCACCCCGACCTACCGCGAGTACGCCGCGCTGCTGCACGCGACCGTCCCCGGCCTGCTGTCCGGGCGCTACGGGCTCGTCACCGAGTTCGGTCGCTCGCTGCTGGCCAAGCACGGCGTGGTCCTCGCCCGGGTCGAGTACGCCAAGTCGGCCGGCGGCCGCCCCATCGCCGTCACCCACGCCGGCGCCCAGGTCGCCACCCGCACGGTCTTCGTCCCCGAGGCGTGGCCGCTCCGGATCGCGGCCTATGACGCCGAGGGGCGTCCCAAGACGGGCGCTCCGGTCGCCCAGGACATCGCGGGGCCGTGCTGCTTCGCGGGTGACCTGGTCGCGGAGAACCGTCCGCTCCCCCGCCTGGAGGCCGGCGACCACGCCGCCCTCCTGGACACCGGCGCCTACTACTTCTCCACCCACTTCGCCTACAACTCCCTCCCCCGCCCCGGGATTTACGGCTACGCGGCGGACGCGGACGGCGAGGTCCGCTTCGCGACCGTCCGCACCCCGCAGACCCTGGAGGAGCTGACCGCGGAAAGCGGTGGCGCACACGCGAAGTCGCTGGGCGAGCTCGGGAGGCAGTAGGCAAGGGGCCGCGGTGAGCGAGAGGCCGTAATGGGCAAGGGGGCGTAATGGGTGAGAAGCCGTAATGGGTGAGAGGCGGTAGCAGGCGAGGGGCGACCGGCGGCCCGTGGGCGGGTGCCCGCCGCCGCGTGCCGCTCAGCGGCCGGCCCGTACTCCCCCGGCCCGGGAACCGCCGGCCCGGGAGCCGCCGGTCCGCGCTCCCCCTCGCCGTGCCCCGCCGGGCCTGGCATCGCCCGCGGCCGTCCCGGTCAGGGCGTACTCACGGACCTCCTTGCCCGCCGCGCCGCCCCGCGTGGCGGCTTCCGTCCGTACCCACAGCAGCGCCTCGTGCGCCCGCTCCCAACGGCCCAGCCACAGCGCCTTGCTCCACAGCCCGAGCGCGGCCCCCGCCATCAGCAGCCCGCCGGCCGACGGCAGCGCACAGGACGAAGCAACCGCCGCCAGGAAGGCGCACAGCAGCCACCAGCGGTGCGCCCGCCGCCAGACCCGGACGGTGACCGCCCGGTCCTGCAGGATGACGCCCTCCCGCCGGCGAAGGCTGACCGGTTCTGACCGGTGGGCCGCTCCAGGTCAGTGGCCACCGGATGGAACGTCGCAGCCGTAGTGGTCGGGGTAATCGGGGTAACCACCGGAGGTGTCCGCCTGGGTGGTCCTGCGGTGCATCGTGCCCTCCAGGCACAGCGGAGAGGCCTCGATGAGGAAGCTGACCCCCGTGGGACCGTTCTCGTGCGACTGCACCTTCCCGGCGGAGTAGCCCGGCCGGTGAGCGCGCTGCGGGTGCTCGGGTGGGTTGCAGTCACCGCGCTTGCGCAACGCTTCGAGCACCCGCTCGATGCGGCGGACGGCCGCGAGCCCGTCGCAGCGGCTCTGGCCGTACAGCGGCAGGGAACCCGTACTCCGCTACTCCACGAACAGCCCCCGGGCCGCCGCCCCCGCGTCGAATTCCTCCAGCCGGGCCTGGGCGTCCGGGAGGGCGTCGCACATCGCCTCCAGCAGTACGCGGCCCAGGAGCATGGGGGCGCAGGCCGTGTCGAAGGCCAGGCCGGTGCCGACCGGGGCCGGGAGCAGGAGGTCGGTGTGGTGGGCGACGGGGGCGAAGGCGCTGTCGGCGACGGTGACGACGGTCAGGCCGGCGGTGCGGGCGTATTCCAGCGCGTCGACGACCTCGCGGGGGTGGCGGGGCAGGGCGAAGCAGAGGAGGGCGCTCGCGCCGGCCCGTACCGCGGCGTCGATGCGGTCGGTGAGCATGGTGCCGCCCTCGTCCAGCAGCCGGACGTCGGGGTGGACCTTACGGGCGAAGTAGCTGAAACCGGCGGCCTGGGCGGTGGCGGCACGCAGTCCGAGGACGGGGAGCGGCCGGGAGGCGGCGAAGAGGCGGCCGGCCTCGACCACCGGTGCCGGGTCGGCGAGGGCGGCGGCGAGCCGGCGGAGGTTGTCGATCTCCGCCTGGACGGCCTGCTGGTACTCGTTGTAGGAGCCGGTGTCGCCGGGCTTGTCCGTAGGGGCGACCTCGCGCAGATGGCGGCGCAGCGCCGGGTAACCGTCGAAGCCGAGGGCGACGGCGAAACGGGTGACGGACGGCTGGCTGACCCCTGCCAGTTCGGCCAGTTCGACGCTGGAGAGGAAGGGTGCGTCGGCGGCCCGGCGCACCATGCAGTGGGCGATCCGCCGCTGGGTGGGAGTCAGCCGGTGGCCCTCGAAGAGCTTCTGGAGACGGGCGGCCGTACCGGTGTCCGCGGCGGAGATGCCGGCCTCCATGCCGGTGGCGTCCGTCCCGGGGGCGGCGTCCTCCATGGCGGTGGGGGTGTCCCTGCCGGTGATGTCCGTCCCGGCGTTCGCACCCGCGCCCGCCCCCGAGCCCGTACCCGCGCCCGTCCTCGCGCCCGTGTCCGTCGTGGCCGGCGCCTCCGGCGTCCGGTCGGCCCTGTCCCGCGGTCCGTCGCCGGTCGCGCCGCCGACGCCGCCGCCGATTCCGCCGCCGTTGTCCCCGTCCCCGCTCATCGCCTCTTCTTCCCGGCCCGGTCGGGGGCCTTGTCCTGTCCTGTGTCGACCGACTGTACGGAATTCCTGGCCCGCTCCGGCCCGCGCTACGCGCCGCGATCCGGCCGTAAGCGCACCCCGGCCCCACGCCACCACCCTGGCTCCACGCGCCGCCCCGCCACTCCCGTACAGCCCCACTACTCCCCTACAACTCCGCCAGCCCGTCCAGCAGCCCCGCCGCGACCGCCACGTCACCGGTCAGCGGCCGGTCCTCCATCCGCGGGTCGAGGGCGTCGGCGGCGAAGGCATAGGCGGCGGCGAGCGGTATGTCCGGGTCGGGCTCCAGGGAGCGCATCCGCAAGGCCCGTACGGTGGCGACCAGTTCGCAGGCGAGGACCTGGCGGTAGTGCGTAGCGGCGCGCAGGCTCTGGCGCGCGCCCAGGGAGGCGAAGCTCGCCTGCTCCTCGACGCCGCGGGAGAGGACGGCATGGCCGAGCGAGGCCGGGTGGGAGACCGCGCGCATCTCGCCGAGCGCGGCGCCGGCCGCGTATTCGAGGATCATCACGCCGGAGCTGGCCGGTGCCGCATCCCCCAGGAACGGCCGCAGCCGGGTGAAGTCGGGCTCGGAGAGCGCGGCGAGCCGGGCGGTGGACAGCTGGGCGGTCTGCAGCACGGCCAGCCGGAGGGCGTCCAGGGCGAGCGCGGCATGGGCGGCGTAGAAGTTGCCGTGGTGGTAGGCGGCCTGGTCCTCGATGCTGATCAGGGGGTTCTCGGCGGCGGCGTTCACCTCGACCGTCAGCACCTCGTCCAGGGTGTCGGCGGCGTCCAGCGCCGGGCCGTGGATCTGCGGGATGCAGCGGAAGCCGTACGGGTCCTGGATTCGGCCGAGGGGCGGGGCCGGGCGGGGCGGGACGCCGGAGAGGGTACGCAGCCGGGTGGCGGCGGCCGCGGAGCCGGGGTGCGGGCGGGCGAGCATGACCGGCTCGGCGAAGGGCTCGTACGAGCCGCCGACCGCGAGCAGGGAGAGGGCGGCGACGGGGAGGGAGGCGGCCAGGAGCCGGCGCAGTTCGTCGAGGGCGAGCGCGGACTGGCCGAGGGTGAGGGCGTTGCTGCTGATCAGGGCGAGCGCGTCGTTGTTGTCGAGGGCGATGGGGGCGGGGGCCCGGCCGCCGGACGCGCAGTGCCAGGGGTGCTCGCCGGCCAGCGCGAGTCCGGTCTGGGCGAGCGCGGCCAGGTCGCCGGTGCCGACGCCGCCGTGTTCGTTGACGACGGGGTGCGCGCCGGCGTCCAGGGCGGCGAGGAGGGAGGTGATGACGGCGGGGTTCAGGCCGGCGCCGCCCGCCAGCAGCTGG is a genomic window of Streptomyces sp. Edi2 containing:
- a CDS encoding ABC transporter permease, which codes for MRGGIELRHLVRNPKEMGGHLVNVVVALLLAGYIGDQVPGTRVPMAHLTLAGFAAYLLFQIGLVNLPQILVTEREEGALLRLRATPGGIPAYLVAKSVLVVAMAFGILAVLLGAAAVLVDGPLPHGPGGWLTLLWVSVLGLLAVVPLGAAIGAVLPNPREALALIMLPSMGLLITSGAMFPLTSLPVLVQKIASVFPLKWMAQGLRSALLPDAARAAEPAGSWELPTVALILTAWAVLGFLLAVPLLRRAARRESGSRLSERHRKAGWSGSRTA
- a CDS encoding diaminopimelate decarboxylase, giving the protein MNFTERDRAIQSAIARGLVGPGEPVAGLLDIAGIRRSAAELRAAFEEFTAPGTPVLHAFAVKAASLVPVLRLLAQEGLGCEVASPGELALARAAGVPIARTVLDSPAKTFAELREALALGIAVNADNPEELARIDALMASAPSSAPIGLRVNPQIGGGTIGAMSTATDTSKFGVGLRDEGARDWVVQAFLARPWLTRLHGHVGSQGMPLELMAAGVKALYDIAEEINERAGRRQIDTLDIGGGLPVNFSSDATTPTYREYAALLHATVPGLLSGRYGLVTEFGRSLLAKHGVVLARVEYAKSAGGRPIAVTHAGAQVATRTVFVPEAWPLRIAAYDAEGRPKTGAPVAQDIAGPCCFAGDLVAENRPLPRLEAGDHAALLDTGAYYFSTHFAYNSLPRPGIYGYAADADGEVRFATVRTPQTLEELTAESGGAHAKSLGELGRQ
- a CDS encoding MurR/RpiR family transcriptional regulator, encoding MEAGISAADTGTAARLQKLFEGHRLTPTQRRIAHCMVRRAADAPFLSSVELAELAGVSQPSVTRFAVALGFDGYPALRRHLREVAPTDKPGDTGSYNEYQQAVQAEIDNLRRLAAALADPAPVVEAGRLFAASRPLPVLGLRAATAQAAGFSYFARKVHPDVRLLDEGGTMLTDRIDAAVRAGASALLCFALPRHPREVVDALEYARTAGLTVVTVADSAFAPVAHHTDLLLPAPVGTGLAFDTACAPMLLGRVLLEAMCDALPDAQARLEEFDAGAAARGLFVE
- a CDS encoding aromatic amino acid ammonia-lyase, which produces MLDNGPPVGRRITLDGTGLHSADIAALAERTAHPTAPDPKAFARAEESWETARRLAATGRVYGRSTGVGANRTEDVGAADAEHGLRLLRSHAGAVGDPLPGREVRAMLAVRANQLLAGGAGLNPAVITSLLAALDAGAHPVVNEHGGVGTGDLAALAQTGLALAGEHPWHCASGGRAPAPIALDNNDALALISSNALTLGQSALALDELRRLLAASLPVAALSLLAVGGSYEPFAEPVMLARPHPGSAAAATRLRTLSGVPPRPAPPLGRIQDPYGFRCIPQIHGPALDAADTLDEVLTVEVNAAAENPLISIEDQAAYHHGNFYAAHAALALDALRLAVLQTAQLSTARLAALSEPDFTRLRPFLGDAAPASSGVMILEYAAGAALGEMRAVSHPASLGHAVLSRGVEEQASFASLGARQSLRAATHYRQVLACELVATVRALRMRSLEPDPDIPLAAAYAFAADALDPRMEDRPLTGDVAVAAGLLDGLAEL